The nucleotide sequence AGAATACAAAGTGGGTGTCATGCAAGCACTTTACTCCCAGCAACTAATAGCTCACCCGTTGCCAACCGCTTGGGCAGGCCTGTGTCTGTGGATAGTACAGTCCATTTTCAGGGCAATAGGCGGCAGCTTGTGATTGCGGTGGATAAACATATTGTGGAGTGTAATAAATGCGCGCAGGCCTGTAGTACGCATTGGCAACAGCCGCTCCAGCCACAGCACCAACAGCAAAGGGCGCCCAGCCACCACGCCAACCACCATATCCACCGTACCAACCCCTACCACCATGAGCACTGGCTGAGCTAGCCATCCCTGCAAGCATGACTCCAGTAAGCAGGCATATTAGTATTTTTTTCATATAGAACCCCATTCATAAAGGCATTAAGCCCTTTCTTACATAACGGATCAGCTTTGAGGTGGGTTGACGCTTCTAAATTAAATACTTTCGTAAGTATTTATAACCAAGGCTTATGGAAGTTTTTTCTTTCGACAAGCTTCAGAGCAATATTTGACCAATTCCCAATTTTTAGCCCAGGATTTTCTCCAAGTCATTTCCTTTTTGCAGACAACGCAAATCTTACTTGGAAGAAAACTTTTATTTCCCTTATGTGTTGTCTTCATGAGCACTCTTAAAGGATGTCGAGCTGATTCAGAATCTTTTGGGCATGCAGCACAATTTCTTTTTGATCTTCATCACTAATTCTTTTGAGGTTGGCCGTCATTAACTTAGTACGCGGGCTCGCTTCAAATTGAGCGCGATGCTTGATCAAAAAGTTCCAATACAAAGTTGTGACTGGGCATGCCTCTTCCCCATAACGTATCTCAGGCTTGTATTTACATGAGGCGCAATAATTACTCATACGCTTGATGTACGCCCCGCTCGCTATATAGGGCTTGCTAGTAAACCGCCCGCCATTCGCAAATAAGGCCATTCCAGCCGTATTAGGCAGCTCCACCCACTCAATCGCATCTACGTAAATCGCCAAATACCAATCACACACTTCTTGAGGCAGGATTTCAGCTAGAAGTGCAAAGTTTCCTGTCACCATTAAACGCTGAATATGGTGAGCATAGCCATATTGCAATGTTTGACCAATAGCATCTTTCATGCAAGCCATCTGGGTTTGCCCAGTCCAATACCATTTGGGTAATGAGCGCTGATGCTGATAGTAGTTATCTTGCGCCATCTTAGGCATATCAAGGTAATACATACCCCGAACAAATTCACGCCAACCCAATATTTGTCGAATGAATCCTTCGATTGTCGATAGATCTAAAGCATATTTTTTCCAAGCAATGATGACCGCATCAATCACCTCGCGAGGATTCAGTAGCTTTAGGTTTAATGCGCTCGACAAAATTGAATGCCATCCAAATGGAGTATCCATCCACATAGCATCTTGATAAATGCCAAAGTTTCTGAGGCGGTATTCGACAAAATACTCAAGGGCTTGGAGAGCCTGGTTTCTCGTAACGGGCCAGTTAAATGAACCCAAAGATCCAGGATGATCTGGGTAAGTCTTTGCAACGAATGCCAATACTTCTTTGGTAATCGCATCCACTTCAAACGCCGCAGGAGCATCGATGATGCCAGGCCCCTTTTTCGGATAGGGCTTGCGATTATCTTGATCGAAGTTCCACTGACCACCCTCGGGGTTACCATCAGCATCTATCAACACATGGTGCTTCTTACGCATTAGGCGGTAAAAGTACTCCAGCCTGAGTTCTTTTTTGCCTGCAGTCCACTCCACAAACTCTTGGCGCGAGCAATAGAAATGCTCATCCTCAAGCATCTCTAGCTCAATATTGAGCTCTTTTGCTAATGCCTCAATCGCCTGCTTGAGACGCCATTCACCAGGCTCAATACAAACTAAATGCTTTACCTTCTTTTGCAGAATATGCTCTTTGAGAACCTCGACAATAGGCAGATGCGAACCTTGAACGTAGGTCAGTGGATATTCCAGCTTTTTAAGCTCTACTGCAAAGTGGCGCATTGCCGAAAGAAATAAAGCAATTTTGGCTTTATGCGACCAAACATACTGAGCCTCATTAGCCGATTCAATCATGATGATTTCATCGGCTTGAGGATCAAAGCTTCGTAATGCGGCGCTCTGCAAATCAAGTTGATCCCCTAAAATCAGAACTAAGCGCTCAGACTCCGTGGTTTGCTGCTTGATTTTCTGCTTGATTTGCTGCTTCATTTATTTTTGTATTGAGTGGGGCAATAGGCTCGAGTCACATCTTCACTACGTAAAGCGCTATGTTTTGTTGCTCGTCCAGTTACCCGCTTGCGCCAAAGTTCAAAGGAGCTGCGTTTTAGCTCTTTGCGCATAATGGCAATCACCTGAGGCTCACCTAGACCAAAGGTCTTCTCAATCGCATCAAATGGCGTGCGATCCTCCCAAGCCATTTCAATGAGGCGAGATAAATCGGGTTCTGCGAGAGTCTTGGGGGCTAGTTTTGGCACCCTGCAAGTTTAAGACTTATTCAATAAACTAGCTTGAGACTATGATTGGAAAAATTCGTCAAAAACTGATTTCTCAAGAGGTCCCAGCAATACAAAAGCCGGCGGTAATCATTTGCCCTATCTGTGATCGGCCCATCCCAGATTCACAGAAAGATGCACACCATCTCATCCCCAAATCTAAGGGTGGAAAAACCACTGAATACCTTCACCGTATTTGCCATAAGCAAATACATGCCTTGTTTACCGAATCTGAGTTAGCCCAGCAATATCATCATGCCCAGATCCTAAGAGAACATCCGGAGATGAAGAAATTTATTCAATGGGTAAAAGGCAAGCCCAATTCTTTTTATGAAAAAACCCGCAAGAGCACGCGCTTGAAAGGCTCTAGTTAAGTATTTACCTTGCCCTATTTAAGTGCATTAAAGAGTCTAATAGACTTATTAGCGACTCAAGAACCTTTTCTTAAAAGGCTGTCGAAGAGATTTCAATAAAAACCCCTCTTTGGTGCATGAGTTTTTGAACTTGTGCAAACCTAAATATCGTTCTAATTATTAAAACCTAAGATACGTTATGCGTATAAAAATTACAAAAAGCCTGGTATTACCGGCCCAAATACTCGAGACCGAAAGCATTCCTGAGGCACTGTTTCCTGAGGGAGATTACCTTGCCAACCTCACCCCCGATGGGAAGATTGAGGTGATTAATACGCGGAAAATAAAAGCCCTTTTTTCCTTCTCGCAATTTAGAGAAAGAATCTCGCTAGGTGAATTTATTGTGATGGAGGCTTGAGATCGGATTTCAGCGAGATAAATCCAGGCTTACTACTACCGCCGTCATTGCAGAAACAGATTCAAAAGCTTTTGAATTAACACCGCTGGTATCAATATCCTCCCAGTTGAACTCCAAGGAGAAATGGGCAGACTCGACGATGAGCTCATAACTAGTCGATACCTTATTGCTCTCACCTCCCTTTAGCTCGTCACTTACAGGAACGCGTAAGGACTCGATGGTAGCAATTAATGTGCTCACTTCATTACCGGTTAACTCTCGGGTTCGCAGTACATCATCCGTACGCTTAATAGAAATCTTGGAGACCTCGTCAATCGTTACCTCGTATTGATTAAGCCCCAGATCTTCCCAAATTGTTAATTCCAGAGCAATTGGATATGTTTTCATCAATCTACCTCGTCAACATGGGGTTCGTCAAAATGCGTCTTGTGAGGCCTGAGCTTAACTGCCAGCTGAGTCCATTTACTTTGATGAATTCGGTAGTCGCAATGTTCAGCGTGATTCTCTAGTAAGCCAAAAATGATGGTAGTTGGAATTTTGCAATGAAGGCACCGATAGGCATGCTGATGTTCTTCAATCTTTTCTTGGGGATAGTCGATATAAAACGGTTTCATTACCAACCCCTCTATCTAGATCAGGCCAATAAGACGATATTACACCTGGGTATTAACAAAAGGGGAAACATTTAAGGAATGCTAGCCCTCGAGTTCACCCTCCCACTTGGAGATAACGGCCGTTGCCAGGCCATTCCCCAATACATTGGTTGCTGAACGCGCCATATCCAAGAAGTGATCTACCCCAAGGATCAATAGGACACCTGCTTCAGGCAAATTAAATTGGGACAGGGTTGCGGCAATGACCACCAAGGAGGCTCGCGGCACACCTGCTATCCCCTTTGAAGTAATCATTAACACTAGTAACATCAATAGCTGCTGGCTGAGCTCCATCTCAATGCCGTAGACCTGCGCAATAAAGATCGCAGCAAATGTGCAATACATCATTGAGCCATCTAAGTTAAATGAATACCCCACCGGCAAAACGAAGGAAGCAATTTTGTTTTTACAGCCAAAGCGCTCCACTCTTTCTAAAGTCATTGGATAGGCCGCCTCTGAACTCGCAGTGGTAAATGCAAGTAAGGCGGGTTCTCGCAACATCTTCACTAAAGTCCAAGTACGATTTTTTAATACCAAGGAGCTAATCAGAATGATGACGATCCATAAGGTGAAAATAGCAGCATAAAAACTCAGCATGAATTTTCCATAGGTCATTAATATGCTGACACCATTCTCAGCAATGACAGAGGAAACCGCCGAGAAGACTGCGATAGGGGCCATTTTCATAACTGCGGTCGTAATCTTTAACATGATGTGAGAGAGCATATCCAGATTACGAATGAACTCATCCGCTCGGGAACCCATGCCTGCTGCGCCAACCCCAAAGAAAACAGCAAAAACTACGATCTGTAAGATCTCGTTTTTAGCCATCGCATCAAAGATGCTGACCGGGAAAATATGTCTCACAAAATCTGGGAAATTTAAGCTAGCTTTATTTAGCCCCGTATTCGCTGCGATCTCTGGCAGGGTTAAGTCCACACCAATACCTGGCTTCAGAATATTGACCATGACCAAGCCAAGCAGTAAAGAAACTAGCGACATGGAAATAAACCAAGAGAAGGTTTTCAGACCCACTCTACCGATAGTTGAGGCATCACCCATTTTGGCTATACCAACAACCAAGGTGGCAAATACCAAGGGAGCAATGATCATCTTAATCAAACGCAAAAAGACATCTGTCAAGATTGAGATGTAAAGGACGTACTGATCGGGGAAAGAAGTTCCTGCGCCGTACAAGTTGACAAGATAGCCAACCAAGACACCTAAGACCATCGCCCCTAGAATAAAGTTGGTTAGCTTTTTAGAGTTCATGGATGACCTAATAAATGGGGGAACAGGGAGATTCTACCCATCTTTAGACCCCTCAGGGTATCAACTTAGAATGCAGAAACCTGTATCCGTCGATAATCATCAACTAAACATACTTTAGAGAAAATTAATATGCTCCCTTGTATTGAGTTGGAAACCAGCCCGAATCCTACAGCCGCCGTTATCTGGTTACACGGCCTTGGAGCAGACGGCAATGATTTTGTACCCATCATTCCCGAATTAAAGCTAGCTGCATGCCCTGGCATTCGCTTTGTATTTCCTAGCGCCCCAAGCATGCCCGTCACCGTTAATGGTGGCTACGTCATGCCAGCTTGGTATGACATCATTGGCAGGAATCTGACGGATCAGGAAGATGCCGCAGGCATTCAAAAATCGGCAGCGGCGATTGTTCGGCTAATAGAAAAAGAGGCTGAGCGCGGGATTGCCTATGACAAGATTGTTTTGGCTGGTTTTTCGCAAGGGTGTGCAATGGCCTTGCATATTGGCTTACGTTTTCCACACAGACTTGCCGGCATTATTGCCCTATCAGGCTACCTACCCTTAGCGATGACTGCCAATATTGAGAAGCATGCAGCCAATGCTAAGGCACTGGTCTTTATGGCACATGGCACTTATGATCCAGTGGTGACTCTTGATCGCGCCCAAGCATCGCATGCCTTACTAGAGAAAATGGGTTATCAAGTAGATTGGAATGAATACCCCATGGAACACTCCGTTAATCATGAAGAGCTCATGGATATCTCGCGCTTCTTACAAGAAGTATTAGCGGCTAAATAAGCCCGTCCGAAATTAACTTGACACTGGCAATCAGCAAAAAGAATCTCACTGATCGGTAATACCATTTCATTGAGATTCTTTTGGCTAGATAAAAGCCGAAGTAGACCCCTACCGGTACGCAAGGCAATAAGATGATTGAGGTTGCCAGCTGCCGGTAATTTAGCAGGTCCAAATAGGCATAGGGCCTAGCTTCCCAAAGTTAATAATTGTAAAAAAGACCCCCAGTGTCGAGGTGTAAACCATCGGCATGAGTTTCTCTCTGAGCATATACACCGTAATCGGTGGGCCGCCAATATGCGCAACAAAAGAAGTGAAGCCAGACGTTAGACCCATTAGACGCCCAAGCCAAGGGTAAGACTTTGTCTCTTTCAGATCCATTTTCGACATGGCGAGATTCTGAATCAGAAAGAGCAATGTAAAAATACCAATTGATAGAGTTAATACCTTAGGCGTGATAGTGGTGAAGAAAAACATTCCCAATAAAAGGCCCGCTATCGCTGGTGGAATAATGATCTTGAGAATACGCCAATTGGCATTACGAATAAATCGACCTAAGCCAACCAAATCAATCGCAATCAATAGCGGCAACAAGATTGCAAGAGCTTCGTTAATACTAGATTGACTGGCCATTAAGGGCAAAGAGAGAATGCCAAGCCCAGCTCCGAAGCCGCTTTTAGATATACCGACAATGATGACGCTAATTACCGCGCACACAAAAAATATCAAAGAATGTGCGTGAAAAGATTGCGTCAAAGATGTCAAGAGTAAATCAAGCATCCAGCGATCTTACCAAGCTATGAATAAGTAGACGGCAGCTACGGCCATAAAGCCTGTAGCTAGCCATCCGAGAATCCTCATGCTCAAAGAGGCGACATGAACCCCCATCACCGACTGTTTTGATGACAAAAACATAATAGCCACCATGAGTGGTACAGCGACAATCCCATTGATTACCGCACTCCAAAACAAGGCTTTCATCGGACTAATGGGTGAGTATTGAATCGCTAGGGCAACCAACAGGCTCAAGGCAATGATGGCGTAAAACTTGCTTGCTTGAGCAGCGCTATCTTCCAGGCTAGAGCGCCAGCCAAACACTTCTGACAAAGCATAGGCAGCCGAGCCAGCAAGAACCGGTACACCCATCAGCCCGACGCCCAAGATCCCCAGCGCAAAAAGCAGAAAGGTAAACTCGCCGGCAAGTGGTCTTAATGCCGATGCAGCCTCGGCCGCGGTATTGATGTCACGTACACCGGCAGCATAGAGGGTCACTGCCGTAGCGAGAATAATGCAGTACGCAGCCACATTGGAGTACAACATGCCGCTCCAAGTATCCCAACGAATTCTTCTGAGCTCCGCTGTCACCACCTCAGGATTTTTCTGTTCAAGCAGACTGGGCTGACCACGCAAGTTCATATCCTCCACTTCCTGAGAGGATTGCCAAAAAAATAAATAAGGACTAATGGTAGTGCCAAAGATCCCGACCACTACTGCAGCCGAATCCGCACTCCAGGTCAACTGAGGAAAGAAGGTACTCCAGATCACATCACCCCAAGAAATATGAACCGTAAAAAGCACGGCACCATACGCTAGCAGGGACAGGGATAACCACTTCAAAAAGAAAACATAGTGGCGATAAGGAATCAGTATTTGCAATGCTAGGGTCAACAATACAAAGATGCCGGTCATGATATGCCAATTAATGCCCGTAACCAATTGTGCAACCTCACCCATTGCAGCAATATCTGCAGCGATATTCAACACATTTGCAATCAACAGCAAAAAAACTAGAGTTACCAATACAGCCGGCGGAAAAGCCAATTTCATATTGGCAGATAAACCACGGCCAGTCACCCTGCCGATACGAGCGCATAAGACTTGAATGGTCGACATCAAAGGATATGCAAAGGGCATTGTCCAAAGCATATTTAGGCCAAATTGCGCACCCGCTTGAGAATAAGTGACGATCCCACTAGGATCATCATCCGCCACACCCGTAACCAATCCCGGACCTACCCGAGATAAAGGATGTTGCTTAATGCGGACCCAGATTTCAGAGAGATTCATATGGGTTGCAGTGAAAGGAGCATCCTTTGAGTGTAGCCTTTACCAGATAGTTTAAGTTTCAGAGTTTCTTGCTAAAACTATATTGAGCAAACGCTTGCTCAGCCACATTAAACCACTGCGCTTCCATGTTTCTAAATGCGCGGTAGTCCTCAAAAATCTTTTTGAATTGCGGATTCTTCGCAGACTCCTCGGCATAGGTTTCTTGGCTTGCTTTAAAACACGCATCCAGGATAGAAGTATTAAACTTGCGGAGTACAGCACCATTTTGCAAAAGACGTTGCAATGCAGGTGGATTCAACGCATCGTACTTTGCGCACATATCAGTATGC is from Polynucleobacter sp. MWH-S4W17 and encodes:
- a CDS encoding DUF2256 domain-containing protein; its protein translation is MKTTHKGNKSFLPSKICVVCKKEMTWRKSWAKNWELVKYCSEACRKKKLP
- a CDS encoding cryptochrome/photolyase family protein, with the translated sequence MKQQIKQKIKQQTTESERLVLILGDQLDLQSAALRSFDPQADEIIMIESANEAQYVWSHKAKIALFLSAMRHFAVELKKLEYPLTYVQGSHLPIVEVLKEHILQKKVKHLVCIEPGEWRLKQAIEALAKELNIELEMLEDEHFYCSRQEFVEWTAGKKELRLEYFYRLMRKKHHVLIDADGNPEGGQWNFDQDNRKPYPKKGPGIIDAPAAFEVDAITKEVLAFVAKTYPDHPGSLGSFNWPVTRNQALQALEYFVEYRLRNFGIYQDAMWMDTPFGWHSILSSALNLKLLNPREVIDAVIIAWKKYALDLSTIEGFIRQILGWREFVRGMYYLDMPKMAQDNYYQHQRSLPKWYWTGQTQMACMKDAIGQTLQYGYAHHIQRLMVTGNFALLAEILPQEVCDWYLAIYVDAIEWVELPNTAGMALFANGGRFTSKPYIASGAYIKRMSNYCASCKYKPEIRYGEEACPVTTLYWNFLIKHRAQFEASPRTKLMTANLKRISDEDQKEIVLHAQKILNQLDIL
- a CDS encoding TIGR03643 family protein, with product MPKLAPKTLAEPDLSRLIEMAWEDRTPFDAIEKTFGLGEPQVIAIMRKELKRSSFELWRKRVTGRATKHSALRSEDVTRAYCPTQYKNK
- a CDS encoding HNH endonuclease, yielding MIGKIRQKLISQEVPAIQKPAVIICPICDRPIPDSQKDAHHLIPKSKGGKTTEYLHRICHKQIHALFTESELAQQYHHAQILREHPEMKKFIQWVKGKPNSFYEKTRKSTRLKGSS
- a CDS encoding dicarboxylate/amino acid:cation symporter, which translates into the protein MNSKKLTNFILGAMVLGVLVGYLVNLYGAGTSFPDQYVLYISILTDVFLRLIKMIIAPLVFATLVVGIAKMGDASTIGRVGLKTFSWFISMSLVSLLLGLVMVNILKPGIGVDLTLPEIAANTGLNKASLNFPDFVRHIFPVSIFDAMAKNEILQIVVFAVFFGVGAAGMGSRADEFIRNLDMLSHIMLKITTAVMKMAPIAVFSAVSSVIAENGVSILMTYGKFMLSFYAAIFTLWIVIILISSLVLKNRTWTLVKMLREPALLAFTTASSEAAYPMTLERVERFGCKNKIASFVLPVGYSFNLDGSMMYCTFAAIFIAQVYGIEMELSQQLLMLLVLMITSKGIAGVPRASLVVIAATLSQFNLPEAGVLLILGVDHFLDMARSATNVLGNGLATAVISKWEGELEG
- a CDS encoding alpha/beta hydrolase translates to MLPCIELETSPNPTAAVIWLHGLGADGNDFVPIIPELKLAACPGIRFVFPSAPSMPVTVNGGYVMPAWYDIIGRNLTDQEDAAGIQKSAAAIVRLIEKEAERGIAYDKIVLAGFSQGCAMALHIGLRFPHRLAGIIALSGYLPLAMTANIEKHAANAKALVFMAHGTYDPVVTLDRAQASHALLEKMGYQVDWNEYPMEHSVNHEELMDISRFLQEVLAAK
- a CDS encoding sulfite exporter TauE/SafE family protein — translated: MLDLLLTSLTQSFHAHSLIFFVCAVISVIIVGISKSGFGAGLGILSLPLMASQSSINEALAILLPLLIAIDLVGLGRFIRNANWRILKIIIPPAIAGLLLGMFFFTTITPKVLTLSIGIFTLLFLIQNLAMSKMDLKETKSYPWLGRLMGLTSGFTSFVAHIGGPPITVYMLREKLMPMVYTSTLGVFFTIINFGKLGPMPIWTC
- a CDS encoding NRAMP family divalent metal transporter, with the protein product MNLSEIWVRIKQHPLSRVGPGLVTGVADDDPSGIVTYSQAGAQFGLNMLWTMPFAYPLMSTIQVLCARIGRVTGRGLSANMKLAFPPAVLVTLVFLLLIANVLNIAADIAAMGEVAQLVTGINWHIMTGIFVLLTLALQILIPYRHYVFFLKWLSLSLLAYGAVLFTVHISWGDVIWSTFFPQLTWSADSAAVVVGIFGTTISPYLFFWQSSQEVEDMNLRGQPSLLEQKNPEVVTAELRRIRWDTWSGMLYSNVAAYCIILATAVTLYAAGVRDINTAAEAASALRPLAGEFTFLLFALGILGVGLMGVPVLAGSAAYALSEVFGWRSSLEDSAAQASKFYAIIALSLLVALAIQYSPISPMKALFWSAVINGIVAVPLMVAIMFLSSKQSVMGVHVASLSMRILGWLATGFMAVAAVYLFIAW